A stretch of DNA from Desulfosarcina ovata subsp. ovata:
GGGCTGCGCCTTACTGATCGCCGGGTAGCGCACCTCCCTGAAAAAATTCCAATAGTAGCCGGGATCCTTGTAGAAGTTGTCGATATTGGCGAACTTGGCCGGATCGTATTTGTTCCATAGACCGTCATCACCGCGGTAGGTGGGAATCCCGCTCTCGGCGGAGATTCCCGCACCGGTAAACGCCACCATGTGGCTGGCGGCGGCGACGAGTTGCCTCAAATCGTCATGCGGATTGGGGTTGGACATAAAGCACCTTTTTCAAATCTTCCAATTGGGTCCAGAGCCCATCACCCACCGAATCGGGCCGATTGGGCTCCACACTACTACCGGGATCATCGAAACGGAAATTCCCTGATGGTCCGGCGAAAAGATTACACGGGAGCCAGGCGAAGCAATGCGGCAAGGGTTGCTGGTTACTGGCGATATGCTGCAATTTATTTCCGGCAACCTTATACCCCCCATGGCTAATGGCTGCATTGATCACAGGTCCAATAAAGCGCATGTAGCGGAGTCGATAGCATCTTTTTAAGGCCCAAACAAGCTATACCCAACGGATCCCCAGGGCAATCGCATGTAACTATTTTTCAATCTTTCTACCCGATAGCGATGGATCACAAATGTCAAATGTCCAATGAAAAATGCCAACTGGTGGTATTCTATCTATTTATAATCGATAAGATCCTTCAATTGACATTTTGATTTTTACATTTGGCATTGATTGAATCAGGGTGATGGGTTTGCAATCACGCCACCGACCAGAATACATCCAAATGCGATCGCCCTGATGGTCATCATACCCTCGGTCGACTTTCATGCGCGTGGATGTTATTTGGGCTTTGACAGAAATCGCCTAATTCGGAACAGACGGCAGGCAACATGGCAAAGAGAGACCTGACCAAAGAGAAACTGGTGCTACTCGGGCAGATTGAACAAGGCCCCCTGACGCCGGAAAGCCAGAAAACGCTGGGTAAGACATTGTCCCTGGCCAACAATATCCTCGTGGCCAAGGCCGCCACGATCGTCGGCCAGCGCCGGGTCGAAGCGTTGACCCCGGATTTGCTCAAGGCTTTCGGGCGCTTCTTAGAAAATCCCCTCAAACGCGACAAGGGATGTCTTGCCAAGGAAGCCATCATCGAGGCACTGGACGAGATGGAATTCGACGATGCGGAGATCTTTGTAAAAGGCATCCGATGGGTCCAGGCGGAGCCGGCGTATGGCCGGCCGGTGGACACCGCGGCCGGAATGCGCGGGCGGTGCGCCTTTGCTATAGCGCGCCTGGGCGGCCCGGATACGGTGTACGAACTTGTCGATCTTTTGGCCGATCCGGAACCACAACCGCGCATCGCCGCGGTACGGGCCCTGGTGGGGATACCCGGCGAGCAAAGCGAGCCGTTGCTGCGCCTGAAGGCAACCATCGGTGATGACAGCCACCGGGTGATCGCCGAGTGCCTGTCCGCCCTCGTCCGGATCAACGCCGGACGATCAATCGACTTTGTCGCGCGCTTCCTGAATTCGTCTGACATGATCATCGCCGAAAACGCGGCCTTTGCCTTGGGTGAATCCCGGCTGGATGAGGCGTTCGCGATTCTGCGGCGACACCGGGAGGCGAGCCCGAATCCCGAATGGCAGGAATTGCTGTTGATGCCCATTGCGATCACCCGGAGCGAGGAAGCCTTCGACTATCTGGTCGAGGTCATCGAAACCGAAACCCCAGGCAGCGTTGCCGCCGCGCGGAAGGCTATCCGGATCTTCGATGACGAAAGCCACCGCCAGCGGATTCCGGGCACCACCGGGGCACCATGAACCGTAAGCAAACCTATATCTGGAGTTGCCTTGGCCTGGGGATGATCCTGATCCTGGCCGGTGTGACTTACAACAGCACCCGGATGATCACGGAAAAGACGGTCGAAAGCCACCAGCAGCGCATCGTTGCCGGTGCGGCGGAAACCGTGGACCTGTGGTTCTCCCAGCATGTGCGGATCGTCCAAGCCACGGCCGCCGCCACCCGCCAGCGTCCCATCGCCGACACCCCGGAAACCCTGCGGCTGCTCAAAATGGCCATGCAGGCCGGCAATTTCTCCGACGTCTAGATCGGCCTGGCTGACGGACTGGTTCCTCTGCACCACGGTGCTGAAAAAAGAAGCCTACACCCTGGCCAAGAATACCGCCATGCTGTTTGCCATGGGGTGCAATTTCTAAAGCGATGATTTCATAAAGATTGATCGACCTAATCGCAAGTTTTGAGTTTGAGAGGCCAACCACCAGATGTTGTGGTTGGCCTTTTCATATAAATTGGATTAGTTTCGATTTGATCTGAGATTTTTGGATTTAAACTTCAATCAAATCTGACAAGTAAAATAATTGTTGAGATGAATAGGAGAAATCCTTAATTTTGGAAAACTGACCGGCTGTGATCGGATTCAGGAATAATCTAAAGCCAGCGTATACCCACAGCCATTAACCTTGCCCTCATACACCTTCAGTCTGGCCAGGTTTGATTCCACTATTGACGACCGGCCTCAAATAGGAACTGTTTGTATTATTAATACTTTTATGAGAGTATGAAACAGCTGCTATCATTTTAAAAACAGAAATTGGAAGAAGATGGTTAACTACCTGGATATTCGTACGCTTGCTCTGATGATGGGGGTGGTATCTATTACCTTAGCTGTTGGTGTGGTCTATCTGCAATGGTACCACAAAACCTATGCAGGTTTTTCTTTGTGGAGCAATGGGGCTGTATGTGCCGGAGTTGGTGGCATATTAATGTGTATGCGTGGGTATGCCCCTCAACTGGTTTCCATTATCGCTGCAAATACTCTACTCGTACTGTTCATGAGTTTTGTCGCGTGGGGGATGGAAAAATTCGTAGGAAGAAGAATCTTTCGTTGGCCTGATTATGTTGTATTGCTTCTATTTATTGGCGCACTCCTTCAGTTTACATACATAAAGCCAAGCGTTGAAGTACGCATTGTTATTATAAGTTTCTGTTTCAGTTATTTCAGTGGCAAAGCAATATTTCTGTTGAAATACGGAGGGGATCACCTGCGGCACCCACTTTTATTGGGGGCACTATGGTTCACAGCTGTATGGTTTCTTTTGAGAGCAATAATTACCGTGATTGGCCCGTGGGAAATCAATGATTTTATGAAAGCAGGCGCATTTCATGGGGTTACTCTCGTTGTATACATTGTTAATCAAATCCTGGTGATGATTGCTCTTGTTTTTGCTAACCATCACAGACTCGAAACGGATTTGACTGAATCAAACCTATCACTAAAAGACAGTGAAGAGCGGTTTCGCTCACTATCGGATGCTTCTTTTGAAGGGATTTTAATAACTGAAAACGGGGAAATTATTGATGCCAACCAAACCTTTTTGGAGATGGTAGGTTATTCAAAAGAAGAAGTAATTGAAATGAGCATTATTGATTTTGTAGCCCCTGAAATGCAACAGGATGTTTTGGAAAGAATATTGTCGAATTTTGAAGGATCGTACGAGACTCTTGCTTCAAAAAAAGATGGTACCGCAATTCCCATAGAAGTTCACGGCAGGATGCTTTTCTATCAAGATCGAATGGTTAGGGTAGCGGCCATTCGTGATCTCAGTGAACGGAAAAAAGCTCAAGATTTACTGGCAGAAAGTCAAAAATCTTTTAATTCTCTGACTGATCATGCCCGTGAAGGGATAGTCGTGGTTCAGAACAAGCGGCTATTATATATCAATCCAAGTATGTGTAAAATGACCGGCTATGATAAGGATTCACTCTTGGGTCTGGAATCATTTTTGCCTCTAATAGCTCCAGAGGCACGTGAAACCATGATGGCCAACCATCTGAAGCGACTTGCCGGCAAAGCATCACCCGAGCGTTACGAGAGCAAATTTCTTAAGCGTGACGGTACCACCTATCCGGTTGAACTTACAGGAGTGTTGATAAATTGGAATGGAAGCCCGGCGACCCTGAATATTATATCTGACATCAGCGAACGCAAAGAAGCGGAAGAATCCATGCGCTTTCTGGCCCATCACGACAGCCTAACCGGATTACCCAACCGATATCTGTTAATGGAGCGATTGGAGCAGGCATTGTCTCAAGCACGGCGCTCTGAGCAGCCCCTCGGGGTGCTTTTCATAGATTTGAACGGCTTTAAACAGGTCAATGATACTCATGGTCATGATGTTGGAGACATGCTTCTTAACAAGGTTACTGACAGGTTGCAGGGGTTGTTGAGAGATTCAGACACTCTGGCACGTATGGGCGGTGACGAGTTTGTGATACTGTTGCCCCAGGTAGATGGCAAAGCAGGTGTTGAAGCTTTGATGGCACGAATAGATTCTGCATTTCAATCACCTTTTGATCTTGGTCAGTTGACAATAAAGAGCAGAACCAGTGTTGGGTTTTCTCTCTTCCCAGAAAGCGGGGAGAGCGCAGATGAACTTTTGCGGGTAGCTGATCAACAAATGTACCATGACAAAAATACAAAAAAATGAATTCATTAAACCGGTTCTCTATAAAGCTCCAGTGATCTTGGCTGTGACCGTATCTGTCACAGGTCCATGTTATTGTGGCCCCACATCCAAGGAAAAAGGAGGCCGCCATGACAAAATTCACCCTTATCGAGGATTTTCCACGATCGGAAATCGAGTTTGATGCACGTTTTTCAAAACCTGAGGCATGCTATGAATACCTGTTTCAACAAAAGTGGCCCGATGGGTTTGAGTGTCGGGAATGTGGCCATCAACAGTACTGGTTAAGTTCAAAGCACCAGCCCTTTCAAGGTAGCACTAAAAGACCATTCATAACTGGATGAACTTATTAAATAAATGCTGGACAAACCCACCCCCAAAATATACAGTAAAAAAGAAAAACTGTATTATTTGGGAGGTGACATCATGTTGAGTCCTGTTTTTACGCCGTTCATCAAGAATTCTCCGATTTCTGTCATGGCTCGTGGTTTGATGGAGAAGGTACTGAATCCTGAGCAATTGGACGAATGGTTCGAGAACACCGCTAAAGAACAATACACAAGGGACCTTTTGTTTTCGACGCTTTTTTACCTGATGAGCCAGGTCGTTCAGGGAAGCCAGCGATCAATTCACGCAGCCTTCCAGGCTTCAAAAGAGGATATTGCCGTTTCAGTTACCTCAATCTACAATAAGTTGAACGGCATGGAACCAAGTACATCGGCAGCTTTGGTCCGATATGCCGCCGAGCAGGTGGAACCTATTATTCAAAGATTGTTGGGTAAACAAAACTCCCCTTTGCCTGGCAAACGAATCAAACTGCTTGATGGCAACTGTATCGAAAAGAGCCATCACCGAATCAAAGAGTTGCGGTCCATAGCCTCAGGTCCTCTTCCGGGGAAATCATTGGTTGTGTACGATTCGATGTTGCACCTGCCCATCGATGTGTTTCCTTGCGAAGACGGCCATGCGCAAGAACGCTCATTATTGAAAACGGTGCTTGAAACTATTGTTGCCGATGATGTTTGGGTTGCCGATCGCAATTTCTGCGTGGTTGAATTCACCTGCGGCATCGATAAGCGGGATGCGTGGTTCATTATCCGTGAGCATGGGAATTATCCTCTCGAGCTAATTGGAAAGGAAAAATATATCGGCAAAATCGAAACAGGAACCGTATACGAGCAACCCATCCGGGTTCGTGATGAAGCTGGCGAAGAGCACGCCTTCAGGCGGATTCGCGTGAAGCTGAAGGGTGAAACCCGTGATGGTGATACCGAGATTTTCATCATCACGAATCTATCAAAGAGCGCAGCAAACGCTAAAACAGTTGCCCGGTTGTATCGGGATCGATGGACCATCGAAACGGCCTTTCAGCGTCTCGCTGAATATTTAAACTCTGAAATTAATGCATTGGGCTATCCTCGTGCCGCTCTTTTCGGTTTTTGCGTTGCTCTGGTCGCC
This window harbors:
- a CDS encoding HEAT repeat domain-containing protein, which translates into the protein MAKRDLTKEKLVLLGQIEQGPLTPESQKTLGKTLSLANNILVAKAATIVGQRRVEALTPDLLKAFGRFLENPLKRDKGCLAKEAIIEALDEMEFDDAEIFVKGIRWVQAEPAYGRPVDTAAGMRGRCAFAIARLGGPDTVYELVDLLADPEPQPRIAAVRALVGIPGEQSEPLLRLKATIGDDSHRVIAECLSALVRINAGRSIDFVARFLNSSDMIIAENAAFALGESRLDEAFAILRRHREASPNPEWQELLLMPIAITRSEEAFDYLVEVIETETPGSVAAARKAIRIFDDESHRQRIPGTTGAP
- a CDS encoding PAS domain S-box protein, with product MVNYLDIRTLALMMGVVSITLAVGVVYLQWYHKTYAGFSLWSNGAVCAGVGGILMCMRGYAPQLVSIIAANTLLVLFMSFVAWGMEKFVGRRIFRWPDYVVLLLFIGALLQFTYIKPSVEVRIVIISFCFSYFSGKAIFLLKYGGDHLRHPLLLGALWFTAVWFLLRAIITVIGPWEINDFMKAGAFHGVTLVVYIVNQILVMIALVFANHHRLETDLTESNLSLKDSEERFRSLSDASFEGILITENGEIIDANQTFLEMVGYSKEEVIEMSIIDFVAPEMQQDVLERILSNFEGSYETLASKKDGTAIPIEVHGRMLFYQDRMVRVAAIRDLSERKKAQDLLAESQKSFNSLTDHAREGIVVVQNKRLLYINPSMCKMTGYDKDSLLGLESFLPLIAPEARETMMANHLKRLAGKASPERYESKFLKRDGTTYPVELTGVLINWNGSPATLNIISDISERKEAEESMRFLAHHDSLTGLPNRYLLMERLEQALSQARRSEQPLGVLFIDLNGFKQVNDTHGHDVGDMLLNKVTDRLQGLLRDSDTLARMGGDEFVILLPQVDGKAGVEALMARIDSAFQSPFDLGQLTIKSRTSVGFSLFPESGESADELLRVADQQMYHDKNTKK
- a CDS encoding transposase, with amino-acid sequence MTKFTLIEDFPRSEIEFDARFSKPEACYEYLFQQKWPDGFECRECGHQQYWLSSKHQPFQGSTKRPFITG
- a CDS encoding IS4 family transposase, producing the protein MLDKPTPKIYSKKEKLYYLGGDIMLSPVFTPFIKNSPISVMARGLMEKVLNPEQLDEWFENTAKEQYTRDLLFSTLFYLMSQVVQGSQRSIHAAFQASKEDIAVSVTSIYNKLNGMEPSTSAALVRYAAEQVEPIIQRLLGKQNSPLPGKRIKLLDGNCIEKSHHRIKELRSIASGPLPGKSLVVYDSMLHLPIDVFPCEDGHAQERSLLKTVLETIVADDVWVADRNFCVVEFTCGIDKRDAWFIIREHGNYPLELIGKEKYIGKIETGTVYEQPIRVRDEAGEEHAFRRIRVKLKGETRDGDTEIFIITNLSKSAANAKTVARLYRDRWTIETAFQRLAEYLNSEINALGYPRAALFGFCVALVAYISMSVVKAALGSVHGVDFIERNVSGYYIANEIEGVYQGMMIVIESDHWVVFRDMPESDLVRLLEELAGNVKLSKYQKHPRGPKKPKPKRVAMKNKPHVSTAKILAERKKS